Proteins encoded by one window of Haliotis asinina isolate JCU_RB_2024 chromosome 6, JCU_Hal_asi_v2, whole genome shotgun sequence:
- the LOC137286608 gene encoding mycolipanoate synthase-like codes for MADEMAIVGIGCRFPGANCLEEYWDVLVKGENHVVEIPHERWNKDAFLDTDVNAVGKSYSMKAGLMKNFDHFDNKLFKINEAEAAQMDPQQRQVLECTYMALEDAGMTRQQIAGQKVGVYIGSMAVDYQDYISTKSQDVTNHTVTGQARAIISNRMSYVFNLTGPSMTIDTACSSSLVAIHQAGLALKAGDCSMAICGGVNLTIHPGYFIKLSKAQMLSPTGQCHSFSANADGYTRGEGCGIVIVKLLSQALHDGDNIWGTIVTGLNQDGRQVTPITAPSGKQQEELLSEIYTRHGIDPTEVDYIEAHGTGTKRGDPVEASALGTFFEKYPRQRHIGSVKTNIGHLEGAAGVAGLIKVLLMMKHNTIVSSLHFDRPNEAIDFDRFKFVVPTENTDWNNHRKIACVNSFGFGGSNSHAVITSFKMETPVMNDITLPVCFSGSTEKTLHESIAKFTENGTSSSFSAVAYTSCMAREHFPFRKAFFANNHVDLKSQIEEELQKRNQPSFSEKGNTVFVFSGMGTAWEGMCNDLISKNDHFKESILEIDKSLSRFVQWSLMKRLLECDDVNDPLFGPIAIFACQVSLAHLWETWGVKPVAVVGQSVGEVAAAHVAGILSLDEAVRVIYHRTRVLAEATGGKMMLVRNVETEQVKAACRKVESKIDVALYYSPISCTISGDERSVLLVKEDLKHFAGGNALFHELPVTSAFHSHFMDSARVQLDEILSDIKTSEMTSRFVSTVDPDMDESTVMSKTYWGLNVRSPVRFCDAIKSAAQTSKMNIFVEIGPRTVLKSHLRDIFRDSTLSVTSIPSLHVKSSYNDILQSLILLYDYGVNVKWDTFFPDRMQTTSYPSYVFNSKPLLVVSESKLQMLKGQKETEGDHLFIRGNTESASLVIDPQKFKSVFEHKVKGAIILPGAVHAEAALTFARMIDMYRLCTISVSVAFRSPVNLTSGKVTNLDIKQSHSEADSSILSTFVLKKGKTVHAEATIRQTSADEPAERVDLEPIKERCKHHLTGEEVYQHLGNNGFSYGEMMSVISGSQTTENESLTVLEVGSKLQREANHTILHPAILDGMLQTPATVTRVIKDMLPYSVEHLVVKRKTEKKMLVHLKVLHESEWYVRYSLSLLTTEGYVIALIGKFTLKAMGIDTFDVRSVAYTIEAEEIDPEQENDSITNLVMFTDEMSMSKTPNYPWTVHHFSILHNDSYVPDLRESSGIVLIFQSKPQFVDNGMEMEKELEEKIMPLRSLILKMSQHAIKSPLLVVTMATPLDYQSPDRKSHALACIHESIRAYIRSVRREFTRLNIKSLDLNVGGMDQYDATIIMSEISQVLKVKGHAEFESLHRRLYGQTFQKEPDSTPQFRLDRKMTSLDTVLYSTSTEEISQPFFTMSRNVQEKGKDDILLSAQCVAVHSKFLSEQVLLPIDSGGYMGISKGNPVVTFESTGFAHVNSRRKVYIACYPQQVRYEYFVPMKFALNVKHLGGHFGTGCMLKLYCLWRVCGECSMKDVVILYSHQTRKYAEVMEMILLSKQTRTVSLLTPEEIPNHKGHHALISTVQITTELAQQIVLAWDCLEQIISLEKLISLKVINLLKSAKPRLKIAIVRTQEFLAFSQMDEHIPKLYTWIKKYKQTISKICVSFRHCNDTALKHHHSAPINITEILETWEFNLQENTSVTTTQLKVPEILLFDRRGMYLVVGGMTGLGWECVLYLASKGAGCITIISRRNPDPNKQDEMKHVSEMYGCIVTSQSADVQDIKEIGSALKRLGTRFPTYSLKGIFFGAAVLNDGILLEMTREKFRVACSPKVAGSWNLHILTEHLPLDYFVLFSSVTSLFGNAGQTSYGAGNGFMDALAHVRRQNGKCGQTVNWGPLNMGMLQERHIKQMESYGYFLINKRSIPDCLTHILMLNKPQIIMCGLQLAKFGQSLKREHNVELQSRFRSVLSPFKEAVSSAAASNVETFDFEAMKQMPKQNALAKLVKYVKGVVIDVAVLDDSSLDVEQGTRDQGVDSMNFMQITGNIMDDTHVQLSSTKLNVENASVTQIAQYIYDDWMIKGNGDHKHEQSLPVTDSLEYDAVLLPGEQFVFDNYMRDPNHTSHLLIVEAELPDVSEPTSVKKMLQENVRRHPICRTTFHVVNGKASKSTLSAEADIDYRIGDLTNRPDVTRLTEERFNLDRQGPIRFVFVKGKPPHLIFVFHRIGFDHQGISVFINDFVNIGHAFSHGKPLSDVQGDPDLPIGPEIRTILQPRYEDIKEFWIKTLGTVPYVSFADRSVSSTSQMDSISVKKTLSADLYQRLNSFTDKEGLSRFKCLVGLVQLLWSTRANGQKFAMSTYVDQRIFSPKLTTSVARGVNFTPLSCEVKNDDKLSVLTFLKENSTMLEKCIENGIFPFGDLKYFLSDDQNHNIMTSFVTFGTDEMRNMGKGNDMRGGLDANVRVKALFGPNTELYFDILNRKMSKTIGIVLYARKDCFTEKRIDMILNAFLGLLEDTVANPQITVRTLQSKPYITQLQDKNTRL; via the exons GTGACTGCTCTATGGCAATTTGTGGAGGGGTGAACCTGACAATTCACCCCGGATATTTTATCAAGTTAAGCAAAGCTCAGATGTTGTCTCCCACTGGACAGTGCCACTCCTTTTCAGCAAATGCTGATGGTTACACCAGAGGAGAGGGATGTGGGATTGTCATAGTCAAACTCCTAAGTCAG GCTTTGCATGATGGTGACAACATTTGGGGGACTATTGTCACAGGGTTGAATCAAGATGGTCGCCAGGTTACGCCCATCACAGCACCATCAGGGAAACAACAAGAGGAACTGCTCAGTGAAATATACACCCGGCACGGGATTGACCCGACTGAAGTAGACTATATTGAAGCTCATG GTACTGGAACCAAAAGGGGTGATCCAGTAGAAGCTTCAGCCCTGGGAACCTTCTTTGAGAAGTATCCACGCCAGCGACACATCGGGTCAGTGAAGACCAACATTGGCCATCTAGAAGGAGCTGCAGGAGTTGCCGGACTCATCAAGGTCCTGttgatgatgaaacacaacacaatcgTGTCATCCCTACACTTTGACAGGCCAAATGAAGCAATAGACTTTGACAGATTTAAATTTGTAGTACCAACAGAAAACACTGACTGGAATAATCATAGAAAGATCGCATGTGTCAACTCATTTGGATTTGGGGGTAGCAACAGCCATGCTGTGataacatcatttaagatggaGACACCGGTCATGAATGATATTACCCTACCCGTTTGTTTTTCAGGCTCCACTGAGAAAACGTTGCACGAGTCAATAGCAAAATTCACTGAAAATGGTACCAGTTCTTCTTTCAGTGCTGTTGCTTACACTTCATGTATGGCAAGAGAACATTTTCCATTCAGAAAAGCTTTCTTTGCAAACAATCATGTTGATCTGAAGTCTCAAATAGAAGAAGAGTTACAAAAGAGAAACCAGCCATCTTTCTCGGAAAAAGGAAACactgtatttgttttttctggCATGGGGACTGCCTGGGAAGGAATGTGCAATGATCTCATCTCTAAGAATGACCACTTTAAGGAAAGCATTTTGGAAATTGACAAATCCCTCTCCAGGTTTGTTCAGTGGTCCCTGATGAAGCGGCTCCTTGAATGCGATGATGTGAATGATCCTCTGTTTGGTCCAATAGCTATTTTTGCCTGTCAGGTGTCTCTCGCTCATCTGTGGGAAACCTGGGGGGTGAAGCCCGTAGCTGTTGTAGGTCAGTCAGTTGGGGAGGTGGCTGCAGCACATGTTGCAGGAATCCTGTCATTGGATGAAGCTGTGAGGGTCATCTATCACAGAACTCGGGTCCTGGCTGAAGCCACAGGAGGCAAGATGATGCTTGTCCGAAATGTTGAGACAGAACAAGTAAAGGCAGCCTGTAGGAAAGTTGAGAGTAAGATAGATGTAGCTCTTTATTACAGCCCAATCTCGTGCACTATCAGTGGGGATGAGAGGTCCGTGCTTTTAGTCAAAGAGGATTTGAAGCATTTTGCAGGTGGTAATGCACTGTTTCATGAGCTCCCTGTAACAAGTGCCTTCCACAGTCATTTTATGGATTCAGCAAGAGTTCAGCTTGATGAAATCTTATCTGATATCAAGACATCTGAGATGACAAGCAGATTTGTCTCAACAGTTGATCCTGATATGGATGAAAGTACAGTTATGTCAAAGACCTATTGGGGCCTAAATGTAAGAAGTCCTGTTAGATTTTGTGATGCAATCAAAAGTGCCGCACAAACAtccaaaatgaacatttttgttGAAATAGGCCCACGAACTGTACTAAAATCACATCTACGGGACATTTTCAGAGATTCCACCCTCTCCGTCACATCCATTCCTTCTCTTCATGTCAAATcgagttacaatgacattctcCAGTCACTCATCTTGTTGTATGACTATGGCGTTAACGTCAAATGGGACACATTCTTTCCTGATAGGATGCAAACAACAAGCTATCCATCTTATGTCTTCAATTCCAAGCCCTTGTTAGTGGTGTCTGAAAGTAAACTGCAGATGCTAAAGGGCCAAAAGGAAACTGAAGGAGATCACTTGTTTATCAGGGGCAACACAGAGTCCGCAAGCTTAGTCATTGACCCTCAGAAATTCAAGAGTGTTTTTGAACACAAAGTGAAAGGAGCAATCATTTTACCAGGTGCCGTCCATGCCGAGGCAGCACTTACTTTCGCCAGAATGATTGACATGTACCGCCTATGTACAATCAGTGTTTCTGTGGCCTTCAGAAGCCCAGTTAATCTGACATCTGGAAAAGTGACAAACCTGGATATAAAACAATCTCACAGTGAAGCTGACTCCAGCATTTTAAGTACATTTGTCTTGAAGAAAGGAAAGACAGTCCATGCAGAAGCAACAATAAGGCAAACATCTGCGGATGAACCTGCAGAGAGAGTTGACCTTGAACCAATCAAAGAAAGATGTAAACACCATCTAACTGGAGAGGAAGTGTATCAACATTTGGGAAACAATGGTTTCAGCTATGGTGAAATGATGTCCGTGATTTCAGGTAGCCaaacaactgaaaatgaaaGCCTCACTGTACTTGAAGTTGGATCTAAGCTCCAGAGAGAAGCAAATCACACAATTCTTCACCCTGCAATACTAGATGGCATGCTACAGACGCCCGCAACTGTCACTCGTGTGATCAAAGATATGCTTCCATACTCAGTAGAACATTTGGTAGTCAAGAGAAAGACAGAAAAAAAGATGCTCGTGCATTTGAAAGTGTTGCATGAAAGTGAATGGTACGTGCGCTACAGCCTGTCACTGCTAACTACAGAAGGGTATGTCATTGCACTCATTggaaaatttactttgaaagccATGGGTATAGACACCTTTGATGTCAGAAGTGTTGCATACACGATTGAAGCAGAAGAAATAGATCCTGAGCAGGAAAATGACAGCATAACAAACCTTGTTATGTTTACTGATGAGATGTCTATGTCAAAGACCCCAAACTATCCATGGACAGTTCACCATTTTTCCATTTTACATAATGATAGCTATGTTCCAGATCTTCGAGAGTCATCTGGAATAGTACTAATCTTTCAATCCAAGCCTCAGTTTGTTGACAATGGAATGGAAATGGAGAAAGAACTGGAGGAGAAGATCATGCCTTTAAGATCTCTTATACTTAAAATGTCACAACATGCCATCAAGTCACCGTTGCTCGTTGTCACAATGGCAACACCGTTAGACTACCAAAGCCCGGATAGAAAATCTCATGCACTTGCTTGCATTCACGAAAGTATTCGGGCATACATCAGAAGTGTTAGAAGGGAATTCACAAGGCTAAATATAAAATCATTGGATCTCAATGTTGGTGGCATGGACCAATACGATGCAACGATCATAATGTCTGAAATCTCGCAAGTCCTGAAGGTCAAAGGTCATGCTGAATTCGAAAGCCTTCATAGACGCTTGTATGGACAGACGTTTCAAAAGGAACCTGACTCAACACCGCAATTTAGACTGGACAGAAAGATGACCAGCCTGGACACTGTCCTCTATTCAACTTCTACGGAAGAAATATCACAGCCTTTCTTTACAATGTCAAGAAACGTGCAAGAAAAGGGCAAAGATGACATTCTGCTTTCTGCACAGTGTGTAGCAGTTCACTCTAAATTCCTGTCTGAACAAGTTCTGTTACCTATTGACAGTGGAGGCTACATGGGAATCAGCAAGGGAAATCCTGTAGTTACATTTGAATCAACTGGCTTTGCACACGTAAATAGCAGAAGAAAGGTGTACATTGCCTGCTATCCACAACAAGTGAGATATGAATACTTTGTCCCAATGAAGTTTGCACTGAATGTCAAACACTTAGGAGGTCATTTTGGGACAGGGTGTATGCTGAAGTTGTACTGTCTATGGCGAGTGTGTGGTGAGTGCAGCATGAAAGATGTGGTGATACTTTATTCACACCAGACAAGGAAATATGCAGAAGTGATGGAAATGATATTGTTGTCAAAACAAACCAGAACAGTTTCTTTACTGACTCCAGAGGAAATACCAAACCACAAAGGACATCATGCTCTGATATCAACTGTTCAAATTACAACAGAACTAGCACAACAGATTGTCCTTGCATGGGACTGTCTTGAACAGATCATATCCCTAGAGAAACTGATATCACTCAAAGTGATAAATTTACTAAAGTCTGCAAAACCAAGACTGAAAATAGCAATTGTCAGGACCCAAGAGTTCCTTGCCTTCTCTCAAATGGATGAACATATTCCAAAGCTTTACACGTGGATAAAGAAATATAAACAGACTATCTCAAAGATCTGCGTTTCGTTCAGGCACTGCAACGACACTGCGTTGAAACACCACCATAGTGCTCCTATTAACATCACAGAAATCCTAGAAACGTGGGAGTTCAACCTGCAAGAGAACACCAGCGTCACCACAACACAGTTAAAGGTACCTGAGATTCTCTTGTTTGACAGAAGGGGAATGTACCTTGTTGTAGGTGGAATGACAGGACTAGGTTGGGAATGTGTATTGTATCTGGCATCCAAAGGTGCTGGGTGCATTACTATTATCAGCAGGCGTAATCCAGATCCAAACAAacaagatgaaatgaagcatgtgtctgAGATGTACGGATGCATTGTTACATCTCAGTCAGCTGATGTCCAAGATATCAAGGAAATAGGGTCAGCTTTGAAGAGGCTAGGAACCCGTTTCCCTACCTATTCTTTGAAAGGGATATTCTTTGGAGCTGCTGTTCTAAATGATGGAATTCTTTTAGAAATGACGAGAGAAAAATTCAGGGTCGCTTGTTCTCCTAAGGTTGCTGGATCCTGGAACCTCCATATCCTGACAGAGCATCTCCCACTGGACTACTTTGTGCTGTTTTCATCAGTAACATCTCTCTTTGGAAATGCTGGACAGACAAGCTATGGTGCTGGGAACGGATTCATGGATGCCCTAGCTCATGTCAGGCGGCAAAATGGCAAGTGTGGTCAGACTGTAAACTGGGGTCCTCTGAATATGGGCATGCTGCAAGAAAGACACATAAAACAAATGGAATCGTATGGATACTTTCTGATAAACAAGAGAAGTATACCAGACTGCCTCACACACATCCTCATGTTGAATAAGCCACAGATCATTATGTGCGGTCTCCAGTTGGCAAAATTTGGACAAAGCCTCAAAAGAGAGCACAATGTTGAACTGCAGTCTCGATTTAGATCGGTCTTGTCTCCATTTAAGGAAGCAGTGTCTTCAGCTGCAGCAAGTAATGTTGAAACATTTGACTTTGAGGCAATGAAACAAATGCCCAAGCAAAATGCACTAGCCAAACTTGTGAAGTACGTGAAGGGTGTGGTTATTGATGTAGCTGTGCTTGACGACTCCTCTCTAGATGTGGAGCAAGGAACCAGAGACCAGGGAGTTGACTCAATGAATTTCATGCAAATTACCGGGAACATCATGGACGACACACACGTTCAGCTATCATCAACAAaactgaatgttgaaaatgcatCGGTGACTCAAATCGCACAGTACATTTATGATGACTGGATGATCAAAGGGAATGGTGATCACAAACATGAGCAGTCGCTTCCGGTCacagattcattagaatatgaCGCAGTTCTTCTCCCAGGAGAACAGTTTGTTTTTGACAACTACATGAGAGATCCGAATCATACATCACATTTATTGATTGTGGAAGCAGAATTGCCTGATGTTTCAGAGCCAACGTCTGTCAAGAAAATGCTTCAGGAAAACGTCAGACGACACCCAATTTGCAGGACAACTTTTCATGTTGTAAATGGAAAAGCATCAAAATCAACTCTGAGTGCAGAGGCTGATATTGACTATAGGATTGGTGATCTGACAAATCGTCCTGATGTAACACGTCTCACAGAGGAACGTTTTAATCTTGACCGCCAAGGACCAATACGATTTGTCTTTGTGAAAGGAAAACCCCCACATCTCATCTTTGTTTTTCACAGAATTGGTTTTGACCACCAAGGAATATCAGTCTTCATAAACGACTTCGTGAATATAGGTCACGCCTTCTCACATGGAAAGCCTCTGAGTGATGTACAAGGTGATCCAGATCTGCCCATTGGTCCAGAAATACGGACAATCCTTCAACCAAGATATGAAGATATTAAGGAATTTTGGATAAAAACGCTTGGAACAGTTCCATACGTGTCCTTTGCAGACAGGAGCGTGTCATCCACATCACAAATGGACAGTATAAGTGTAAAGAAAACTTTATCAGCTGATCTGTACCAAAGGTTAAACTCTTTCACTGACAAAGAAGGATTGTCACGGTTCAAGTGCCTTGTAGGACTCGTTCAATTGTTGTGGTCAACCAGAGCAAATGGTCAGAAATTTGCCATGTCAACATACGTTGATCAAAGAATCTTCAGCCCAAAGTTAACAACATCTGTTGCAAGAGGTGTGAATTTTACACCGCTGTCCTGTGAAGTGAAAAACGATGACAAATTGTCAGTTCTTACATTTCTCAAAGAGAACAGTACCATGCTTGAAAAGTGCATAGAGAATGGAATATTTCCTTTTGGGGATCTAAAGTATTTCCTTTCAGACGATCAGAACCACAATATAATGACGTCTTTTGTCACATTTGGCACTGATGAGATGAGGAACATGGGTAAAGGAAACGATATGCGCGGTGGCCTTGATGCCAATGTTCGGGTGAAAGCATTATTTGGCCCTAACACAGAACTTTATTTTGACATCCTCAACAGGAAAATGTCCAAGACAATAGGCATTGTCTTGTATGCCCGGAAAGATTGTTTCACAGAGAAGCGCATTGATATGATCCTCAATGCATTTTTGGGCTTACTTGAGGACACTGTTGCAAATCCACAGATTACAGTCCGGACACTACAGTCTAAACCATACATCACACAACTTCAAGATAAGAACACGCGTTTGTGA